Proteins from a genomic interval of Chanos chanos chromosome 3, fChaCha1.1, whole genome shotgun sequence:
- the igfbp6b gene encoding insulin-like growth factor-binding protein 6b — MSFLLNLMAIVLLLIAQCGTLTLANRLVPHKGCPTCKETLGAGRASRDHVGAASTSVLALGEPCGVYTLSCAKGLRCVPPPREHSPLQALLQGRGSCAKHSRTSPTERPHPTGPHPSHSGEIDKAPCRKLLNSVLRGLELTIFQSDRDIYIPNCDTRGYYRKKQCRSSKGMQRGHCWCVDELGNTVPSRAGEDGALPCDGE; from the exons ATGTCTTTCCTGTTGAACTTGATGGCCATTGTCCTATTGCTGATTGCCCAGTGCGGAACCTTGACTCTGGCTAACCGCCTGGTCCCCCACAAGGGCTGTCCCACCTGCAAGGAGACCTTGGGTGCAGGTCGGGCCTCCCGGGACCACGTTGGGGCGGCAAGCACGTCCGTCCTGGCCCTTGGGGAACCCTGTGGAGTGTATACCCTGAGTTGTGCCAAAGGGCTGCGTTGCGTTCCCCCTCCTCGGGAGCACAGCCCCCTCCAGGCTCTGCTGCAGGGCAGGGGCTCCTGCGCCAAGCACAGCAGGACCAGTCCCACTGAGAGGCCCCACCCCACAG GTCCACACCCATCACACAGTGGGGAGATTGACAag GCTCCGTGCCGTAAGCTGCTCAACTCTGTGCTGCGGGGTCTGGAGCTCACCATTTTCCAGTCCGATCGTGACATCTACATCCCCAACTGTGACACTCGTGGTTACTACAGGAAAAAGCAG tgtcgATCCTCCAAGGGGATGCAGCGTGGCCATTGCTGGTGTGTAGATGAGCTCGGCAACACTGTGCCATCTCGCGCTGGCGAAGACGGCGCTTTACCATGTGACGGGGAGTGA